Proteins found in one Strigops habroptila isolate Jane chromosome 21, bStrHab1.2.pri, whole genome shotgun sequence genomic segment:
- the LOC115618560 gene encoding actin filament-associated protein 1-like isoform X4, whose product MAMVLREGCGALPRLPPALPGLCWGPGGCVRAEPGPRCPGPDPGARCERIRTMARQRDLDKLLSDLRSFLLILDRESLSTVARDKKKSVAELLSRLQSPSSERGAADAEYMIMRCLSPSPQGQPSPGTRMMDATGGRTCECHTTRNLSLHRGSKVPGVSPSPPANGSYEDAEPLGPGHCSGEHRTASPPQHPHAPSTLVPARLSGGADTDSSHYESYEEDEDGVKDRAHYLRRPLGTGRDAEPSGRPEAQLCGFLWRKRWLGQWAKQLFIVREHVLLVSGQRGWMKAGNGAPSRSLSSVLPLQCFRYAADPQPVLELDLRGCHVTCKAKQGKKMPHTLKVTGTAGEVLVIGFQSRQQAEDWRKVIEEVSSDAPGGLASINTPPPPSSGLSREEEEDRSRQSPARSRRAGEDAKGGFLSVRLRGRWQRLWCAVRQGALRMVPEPGSAQRPVCALRLEGCEVTPGAATGSPQRLRIRIAQRGRELALLQTRSDEEREAWLKTLQARGGAEPASNSPHNEKPRLGNASSCPAAGGLLLRHVPTPNAYMDDPFGQLPPAEAPKHLYSNMERLQQLQQNLDRAVQGQRRRPVSALPMGACSSTPQAAPAAALRSRAASPQWVKVSPDLWSKDLSQSQRTLTLPERKGTRDGLDILIGKRAFPKLEEKVGQLERACHMKGRLKAGSEMNLLTIGKSLKGHIAATSGSAGSEQGSFLTPLLKRTASARSALRPSPPSPLMVEKGNVLQKRKEWEMKSAM is encoded by the exons ATGGCGATGGTGCTCCGGGAAGGATGCGGAGCCCTTCCCCGCCTTCCCCCCGCCCTGCCCGGGTTGTGCTGGGGGCCCGGAGGGTGTGTGCGAGCCGAGCCGGGTCCCCGCTGCCCCGGTCCCGATCCCGGTGCGCGATGTGAGCGCATCCGCACCATGGCCCGGCAGAGAG ACCTGGACAAGCTGCTGTCGGACCTGCGGTCCTTCCTGCTCATCCTGGACCGGGAAAGCCTCAGCACTGTGGCTCGGGATAAGAAGAAATCAGTGGCTGAGCTCCTGTCACGGCTGCAGAGCCCATCGAGTGAGCGCGGGGCTGCGGATGCAGAGTACATGATCATGCGCTGCCTCTCGCCTTCCCCACAgggccagcccagccctg GAACCAGGATGATGGATGCAACAGGAGGGAGAACCTGTGAGTGCCACACAACCAGGAACCTGAGCCTGCACAGAGGG AGCAAGGTCCCTGGTGTCTCACCGTCCCCACCAGCCAATGGCTCCTATGAAGATGCTGAACCCCTCGGTCCTGGCCACTGCTCCGGTGAGCACCGCACCGCGTCACCTCCCCAGCACCCGCACGCACCAAGCACCCTGGTGCCAGCCCGGCTCTCAGGTGGTGCCGACACTGACAGCAGCCACTACGAGTCGTatgaggaggatgaggatggtgTGAAGGACCGTGCCCACTACCTGCGGCGGCCTCTGGGCACCGGCCGCGATGCTGAGCCCAGCGGGCGCCCCGAGGCGCAGCTCTGCGGCTTCCTCTGGAGGAAGCGCTGGCTGGGGCAGTGGGCAAAGCAGCTCTTCATCGTCCGCGAGCACGTGCTGCTGGTGAGCGGCCAACGAGGATGGATGAAGGCTGGGAATGGGGCCCCCAGCAGGTCCCTGAGCTCTGTTCTGCCTCTGCAGTGCTTCAGGTATGCCGCCGACCCGCAGCCGGTGCTGGAGCTGGACCTGCGGGGCTGCCACGTCACCTGTAAGGCCAAGCAAGGCAAGAAGATGCCGCACACCCTGAAGGTGACAGGGACAGCAGGAGAGGTGCTGGTCATCGGCTTCCAGAGCCGGCAGCAGGCTGAGGACTGGAGGAAG GTGATTGAAGAGGTCAGCAGCGATGCCCCAGGTGGGCTGGCATCCATCaacaccccaccaccaccatcctcCGGGCTCAGCAGG gaggaagaggaggatcGCTCGCGGCAGAGCCCTGCCCGCAGCCGGCGGGCTGGAGAGGACGCTAAAGGAG GGTTCCTGTCGGTGCGGCTGCGCGGGCGCTGGCAGCGCCTGTGGTGCGCGGTGCGGCAGGGAGCCCTGCGCATGGTCCCGGAGCCCGGCAGCGCTCAGCGGCCCGTCTGCGCCCTGCGCCTGGAGGGGTGCGAGGTGACCCCCGGCGCGGCCACCGGCTCCCCCCAGCGCCTCCGCATCCGCATCGCCCAGCGCGGCCGGGAGCTCGCCCTGCTGCAG ACGCGTTCGGATGAGGAGAGGGAAGCCTGGTTGAAGACCCTGCAGGCCAGGGGAGGAGCGGAACCAGCCAGCAACAGCCCCCACAATGAGAAACCCAGGCTGGGCAATGCcagcagctgccctgctgcagg CGGGCTGCTCCTGCGCCATGTCCCGACACCCAATGCCTACATGGATGATCCCTTCGGGCAGCTCCCACCAGCCGAGGCTCCCAAGCATCTCTACTCCAACATGGAgcggctgcagcagctg cagcagaacttgGACCGAGCAGTGCAAGGGCAGCGCAGGAGGCCCGTGTCTGCACTGCCCATgggtgcctgcagcagcaccccgCAGGCAG caccagcagcagctctccgGAGCAGGGCAGCCAGCCCGCAGTGGGTGAAGGTGAGCCCTGATCTCTGGAGCAAGGATCTCTCCCAATCCCAGCGCACCCTGACGCTGCCTGAGAGGAAAGGAACTCGGGATGGGCTGGATATCCTCATCG GGAAAAGAGCCTTTCCgaagctggaggagaaggtgggGCAGCTGGAGAGGGCCTGCCACATGAAGGGCAGGCTGAAGGCTGGCTCCGAGATGAACCTGCTGACCATCGGCAAGTCACTGAAGGGCCACATCGCTGCCACCAGCGGCTCGGCTGGCTCCGAG CAGGGCTCATTCCTCACGCCGCTGCTAAAGCGCACGGCATCGGCCAGGAGCGCCCTGAGGCCATCACCACCCTCCCCGCTCATGGTGGAGAAGGGAaatgtgctgcagaagagaaag GAGTGGGAGATGAAGTCTGCGATGTGA
- the LOC115618560 gene encoding actin filament-associated protein 1-like isoform X6, translating into MAMVLREGCGALPRLPPALPGLCWGPGGCVRAEPGPRCPGPDPGARCERIRTMARQRDLDKLLSDLRSFLLILDRESLSTVARDKKKSVAELLSRLQSPSSERGAADAEYMIMRCLSPSPQGQPSPGTRMMDATGGRTCECHTTRNLSLHRGSKVPGVSPSPPANGSYEDAEPLGPGHCSGGADTDSSHYESYEEDEDGVKDRAHYLRRPLGTGRDAEPSGRPEAQLCGFLWRKRWLGQWAKQLFIVREHVLLVSGQRGWMKAGNGAPSRSLSSVLPLQCFRYAADPQPVLELDLRGCHVTCKAKQGKKMPHTLKVTGTAGEVLVIGFQSRQQAEDWRKVIEEVSSDAPGGLASINTPPPPSSGLSRAGKEEEEDRSRQSPARSRRAGEDAKGGFLSVRLRGRWQRLWCAVRQGALRMVPEPGSAQRPVCALRLEGCEVTPGAATGSPQRLRIRIAQRGRELALLQTRSDEEREAWLKTLQARGGAEPASNSPHNEKPRLGNASSCPAAGGLLLRHVPTPNAYMDDPFGQLPPAEAPKHLYSNMERLQQLQQNLDRAVQGQRRRPVSALPMGACSSTPQAAPAAALRSRAASPQWVKVSPDLWSKDLSQSQRTLTLPERKGTRDGLDILIGKRAFPKLEEKVGQLERACHMKGRLKAGSEMNLLTIGKSLKGHIAATSGSAGSEQGSFLTPLLKRTASARSALRPSPPSPLMVEKGNVLQKRKEWEMKSAM; encoded by the exons ATGGCGATGGTGCTCCGGGAAGGATGCGGAGCCCTTCCCCGCCTTCCCCCCGCCCTGCCCGGGTTGTGCTGGGGGCCCGGAGGGTGTGTGCGAGCCGAGCCGGGTCCCCGCTGCCCCGGTCCCGATCCCGGTGCGCGATGTGAGCGCATCCGCACCATGGCCCGGCAGAGAG ACCTGGACAAGCTGCTGTCGGACCTGCGGTCCTTCCTGCTCATCCTGGACCGGGAAAGCCTCAGCACTGTGGCTCGGGATAAGAAGAAATCAGTGGCTGAGCTCCTGTCACGGCTGCAGAGCCCATCGAGTGAGCGCGGGGCTGCGGATGCAGAGTACATGATCATGCGCTGCCTCTCGCCTTCCCCACAgggccagcccagccctg GAACCAGGATGATGGATGCAACAGGAGGGAGAACCTGTGAGTGCCACACAACCAGGAACCTGAGCCTGCACAGAGGG AGCAAGGTCCCTGGTGTCTCACCGTCCCCACCAGCCAATGGCTCCTATGAAGATGCTGAACCCCTCGGTCCTGGCCACTGCTCCG GTGGTGCCGACACTGACAGCAGCCACTACGAGTCGTatgaggaggatgaggatggtgTGAAGGACCGTGCCCACTACCTGCGGCGGCCTCTGGGCACCGGCCGCGATGCTGAGCCCAGCGGGCGCCCCGAGGCGCAGCTCTGCGGCTTCCTCTGGAGGAAGCGCTGGCTGGGGCAGTGGGCAAAGCAGCTCTTCATCGTCCGCGAGCACGTGCTGCTGGTGAGCGGCCAACGAGGATGGATGAAGGCTGGGAATGGGGCCCCCAGCAGGTCCCTGAGCTCTGTTCTGCCTCTGCAGTGCTTCAGGTATGCCGCCGACCCGCAGCCGGTGCTGGAGCTGGACCTGCGGGGCTGCCACGTCACCTGTAAGGCCAAGCAAGGCAAGAAGATGCCGCACACCCTGAAGGTGACAGGGACAGCAGGAGAGGTGCTGGTCATCGGCTTCCAGAGCCGGCAGCAGGCTGAGGACTGGAGGAAG GTGATTGAAGAGGTCAGCAGCGATGCCCCAGGTGGGCTGGCATCCATCaacaccccaccaccaccatcctcCGGGCTCAGCAGG GCTggcaaggaggaagaggaggatcGCTCGCGGCAGAGCCCTGCCCGCAGCCGGCGGGCTGGAGAGGACGCTAAAGGAG GGTTCCTGTCGGTGCGGCTGCGCGGGCGCTGGCAGCGCCTGTGGTGCGCGGTGCGGCAGGGAGCCCTGCGCATGGTCCCGGAGCCCGGCAGCGCTCAGCGGCCCGTCTGCGCCCTGCGCCTGGAGGGGTGCGAGGTGACCCCCGGCGCGGCCACCGGCTCCCCCCAGCGCCTCCGCATCCGCATCGCCCAGCGCGGCCGGGAGCTCGCCCTGCTGCAG ACGCGTTCGGATGAGGAGAGGGAAGCCTGGTTGAAGACCCTGCAGGCCAGGGGAGGAGCGGAACCAGCCAGCAACAGCCCCCACAATGAGAAACCCAGGCTGGGCAATGCcagcagctgccctgctgcagg CGGGCTGCTCCTGCGCCATGTCCCGACACCCAATGCCTACATGGATGATCCCTTCGGGCAGCTCCCACCAGCCGAGGCTCCCAAGCATCTCTACTCCAACATGGAgcggctgcagcagctg cagcagaacttgGACCGAGCAGTGCAAGGGCAGCGCAGGAGGCCCGTGTCTGCACTGCCCATgggtgcctgcagcagcaccccgCAGGCAG caccagcagcagctctccgGAGCAGGGCAGCCAGCCCGCAGTGGGTGAAGGTGAGCCCTGATCTCTGGAGCAAGGATCTCTCCCAATCCCAGCGCACCCTGACGCTGCCTGAGAGGAAAGGAACTCGGGATGGGCTGGATATCCTCATCG GGAAAAGAGCCTTTCCgaagctggaggagaaggtgggGCAGCTGGAGAGGGCCTGCCACATGAAGGGCAGGCTGAAGGCTGGCTCCGAGATGAACCTGCTGACCATCGGCAAGTCACTGAAGGGCCACATCGCTGCCACCAGCGGCTCGGCTGGCTCCGAG CAGGGCTCATTCCTCACGCCGCTGCTAAAGCGCACGGCATCGGCCAGGAGCGCCCTGAGGCCATCACCACCCTCCCCGCTCATGGTGGAGAAGGGAaatgtgctgcagaagagaaag GAGTGGGAGATGAAGTCTGCGATGTGA
- the LOC115618560 gene encoding actin filament-associated protein 1-like isoform X3, with product MAMVLREGCGALPRLPPALPGLCWGPGGCVRAEPGPRCPGPDPGARCERIRTMARQRDLDKLLSDLRSFLLILDRESLSTVARDKKKSVAELLSRLQSPSSERGAADAEYMIMRCLSPSPQGQPSPGTRMMDATGGRTCECHTTRNLSLHRGSKVPGVSPSPPANGSYEDAEPLGPGHCSGEHRTASPPQHPHAPSTLVPARLSGGADTDSSHYESYEEDEDGVKDRAHYLRRPLGTGRDAEPSGRPEAQLCGFLWRKRWLGQWAKQLFIVREHVLLVSGQRGWMKAGNGAPSRSLSSVLPLQCFRYAADPQPVLELDLRGCHVTCKAKQGKKMPHTLKVTGTAGEVLVIGFQSRQQAEDWRKVIEEVSSDAPGGLASINTPPPPSSGLSRAGKEEEEDRSRQSPARSRRAGEDAKGGFLSVRLRGRWQRLWCAVRQGALRMVPEPGSAQRPVCALRLEGCEVTPGAATGSPQRLRIRIAQRGRELALLQTRSDEEREAWLKTLQARGGAEPASNSPHNEKPRLGNASSCPAAGGLLLRHVPTPNAYMDDPFGQLPPAEAPKHLYSNMERLQQLQNLDRAVQGQRRRPVSALPMGACSSTPQAAPAAALRSRAASPQWVKVSPDLWSKDLSQSQRTLTLPERKGTRDGLDILIGKRAFPKLEEKVGQLERACHMKGRLKAGSEMNLLTIGKSLKGHIAATSGSAGSEQGSFLTPLLKRTASARSALRPSPPSPLMVEKGNVLQKRKEWEMKSAM from the exons ATGGCGATGGTGCTCCGGGAAGGATGCGGAGCCCTTCCCCGCCTTCCCCCCGCCCTGCCCGGGTTGTGCTGGGGGCCCGGAGGGTGTGTGCGAGCCGAGCCGGGTCCCCGCTGCCCCGGTCCCGATCCCGGTGCGCGATGTGAGCGCATCCGCACCATGGCCCGGCAGAGAG ACCTGGACAAGCTGCTGTCGGACCTGCGGTCCTTCCTGCTCATCCTGGACCGGGAAAGCCTCAGCACTGTGGCTCGGGATAAGAAGAAATCAGTGGCTGAGCTCCTGTCACGGCTGCAGAGCCCATCGAGTGAGCGCGGGGCTGCGGATGCAGAGTACATGATCATGCGCTGCCTCTCGCCTTCCCCACAgggccagcccagccctg GAACCAGGATGATGGATGCAACAGGAGGGAGAACCTGTGAGTGCCACACAACCAGGAACCTGAGCCTGCACAGAGGG AGCAAGGTCCCTGGTGTCTCACCGTCCCCACCAGCCAATGGCTCCTATGAAGATGCTGAACCCCTCGGTCCTGGCCACTGCTCCGGTGAGCACCGCACCGCGTCACCTCCCCAGCACCCGCACGCACCAAGCACCCTGGTGCCAGCCCGGCTCTCAGGTGGTGCCGACACTGACAGCAGCCACTACGAGTCGTatgaggaggatgaggatggtgTGAAGGACCGTGCCCACTACCTGCGGCGGCCTCTGGGCACCGGCCGCGATGCTGAGCCCAGCGGGCGCCCCGAGGCGCAGCTCTGCGGCTTCCTCTGGAGGAAGCGCTGGCTGGGGCAGTGGGCAAAGCAGCTCTTCATCGTCCGCGAGCACGTGCTGCTGGTGAGCGGCCAACGAGGATGGATGAAGGCTGGGAATGGGGCCCCCAGCAGGTCCCTGAGCTCTGTTCTGCCTCTGCAGTGCTTCAGGTATGCCGCCGACCCGCAGCCGGTGCTGGAGCTGGACCTGCGGGGCTGCCACGTCACCTGTAAGGCCAAGCAAGGCAAGAAGATGCCGCACACCCTGAAGGTGACAGGGACAGCAGGAGAGGTGCTGGTCATCGGCTTCCAGAGCCGGCAGCAGGCTGAGGACTGGAGGAAG GTGATTGAAGAGGTCAGCAGCGATGCCCCAGGTGGGCTGGCATCCATCaacaccccaccaccaccatcctcCGGGCTCAGCAGG GCTggcaaggaggaagaggaggatcGCTCGCGGCAGAGCCCTGCCCGCAGCCGGCGGGCTGGAGAGGACGCTAAAGGAG GGTTCCTGTCGGTGCGGCTGCGCGGGCGCTGGCAGCGCCTGTGGTGCGCGGTGCGGCAGGGAGCCCTGCGCATGGTCCCGGAGCCCGGCAGCGCTCAGCGGCCCGTCTGCGCCCTGCGCCTGGAGGGGTGCGAGGTGACCCCCGGCGCGGCCACCGGCTCCCCCCAGCGCCTCCGCATCCGCATCGCCCAGCGCGGCCGGGAGCTCGCCCTGCTGCAG ACGCGTTCGGATGAGGAGAGGGAAGCCTGGTTGAAGACCCTGCAGGCCAGGGGAGGAGCGGAACCAGCCAGCAACAGCCCCCACAATGAGAAACCCAGGCTGGGCAATGCcagcagctgccctgctgcagg CGGGCTGCTCCTGCGCCATGTCCCGACACCCAATGCCTACATGGATGATCCCTTCGGGCAGCTCCCACCAGCCGAGGCTCCCAAGCATCTCTACTCCAACATGGAgcggctgcagcagctg cagaacttgGACCGAGCAGTGCAAGGGCAGCGCAGGAGGCCCGTGTCTGCACTGCCCATgggtgcctgcagcagcaccccgCAGGCAG caccagcagcagctctccgGAGCAGGGCAGCCAGCCCGCAGTGGGTGAAGGTGAGCCCTGATCTCTGGAGCAAGGATCTCTCCCAATCCCAGCGCACCCTGACGCTGCCTGAGAGGAAAGGAACTCGGGATGGGCTGGATATCCTCATCG GGAAAAGAGCCTTTCCgaagctggaggagaaggtgggGCAGCTGGAGAGGGCCTGCCACATGAAGGGCAGGCTGAAGGCTGGCTCCGAGATGAACCTGCTGACCATCGGCAAGTCACTGAAGGGCCACATCGCTGCCACCAGCGGCTCGGCTGGCTCCGAG CAGGGCTCATTCCTCACGCCGCTGCTAAAGCGCACGGCATCGGCCAGGAGCGCCCTGAGGCCATCACCACCCTCCCCGCTCATGGTGGAGAAGGGAaatgtgctgcagaagagaaag GAGTGGGAGATGAAGTCTGCGATGTGA
- the LOC115618560 gene encoding actin filament-associated protein 1-like isoform X2, whose product MAMVLREGCGALPRLPPALPGLCWGPGGCVRAEPGPRCPGPDPGARCERIRTMARQRDLDKLLSDLRSFLLILDRESLSTVARDKKKSVAELLSRLQSPSSERGAADAEYMIMRCLSPSPQGQPSPGTRMMDATGGRTCECHTTRNLSLHRGSKVPGVSPSPPANGSYEDAEPLGPGHCSGEHRTASPPQHPHAPSTLVPARLSGGADTDSSHYESYEEDEDGVKDRAHYLRRPLGTGRDAEPSGRPEAQLCGFLWRKRWLGQWAKQLFIVREHVLLVSGQRGWMKAGNGAPSRSLSSVLPLQCFRYAADPQPVLELDLRGCHVTCKAKQGKKMPHTLKVTGTAGEVLVIGFQSRQQAEDWRKVIEEVSSDAPGGLASINTPPPPSSGLSRAGKEEEEDRSRQSPARSRRAGEDAKGGFLSVRLRGRWQRLWCAVRQGALRMVPEPGSAQRPVCALRLEGCEVTPGAATGSPQRLRIRIAQRGRELALLQTRSDEEREAWLKTLQARGGAEPASNSPHNEKPRLGNASSCPAAGGLLLRHVPTPNAYMDDPFGQLPPAEAPKHLYSNMERLQQLQQNLDRAVQGQRRRPVSALPMGACSSTPQAAPAAALRSRAASPQWVKVSPDLWSKDLSQSQRTLTLPERKGTRDGLDILIGKRAFPKLEEKVGQLERACHMKGRLKAGSEMNLLTIGKSLKGHIAATSGSAGSEGSFLTPLLKRTASARSALRPSPPSPLMVEKGNVLQKRKEWEMKSAM is encoded by the exons ATGGCGATGGTGCTCCGGGAAGGATGCGGAGCCCTTCCCCGCCTTCCCCCCGCCCTGCCCGGGTTGTGCTGGGGGCCCGGAGGGTGTGTGCGAGCCGAGCCGGGTCCCCGCTGCCCCGGTCCCGATCCCGGTGCGCGATGTGAGCGCATCCGCACCATGGCCCGGCAGAGAG ACCTGGACAAGCTGCTGTCGGACCTGCGGTCCTTCCTGCTCATCCTGGACCGGGAAAGCCTCAGCACTGTGGCTCGGGATAAGAAGAAATCAGTGGCTGAGCTCCTGTCACGGCTGCAGAGCCCATCGAGTGAGCGCGGGGCTGCGGATGCAGAGTACATGATCATGCGCTGCCTCTCGCCTTCCCCACAgggccagcccagccctg GAACCAGGATGATGGATGCAACAGGAGGGAGAACCTGTGAGTGCCACACAACCAGGAACCTGAGCCTGCACAGAGGG AGCAAGGTCCCTGGTGTCTCACCGTCCCCACCAGCCAATGGCTCCTATGAAGATGCTGAACCCCTCGGTCCTGGCCACTGCTCCGGTGAGCACCGCACCGCGTCACCTCCCCAGCACCCGCACGCACCAAGCACCCTGGTGCCAGCCCGGCTCTCAGGTGGTGCCGACACTGACAGCAGCCACTACGAGTCGTatgaggaggatgaggatggtgTGAAGGACCGTGCCCACTACCTGCGGCGGCCTCTGGGCACCGGCCGCGATGCTGAGCCCAGCGGGCGCCCCGAGGCGCAGCTCTGCGGCTTCCTCTGGAGGAAGCGCTGGCTGGGGCAGTGGGCAAAGCAGCTCTTCATCGTCCGCGAGCACGTGCTGCTGGTGAGCGGCCAACGAGGATGGATGAAGGCTGGGAATGGGGCCCCCAGCAGGTCCCTGAGCTCTGTTCTGCCTCTGCAGTGCTTCAGGTATGCCGCCGACCCGCAGCCGGTGCTGGAGCTGGACCTGCGGGGCTGCCACGTCACCTGTAAGGCCAAGCAAGGCAAGAAGATGCCGCACACCCTGAAGGTGACAGGGACAGCAGGAGAGGTGCTGGTCATCGGCTTCCAGAGCCGGCAGCAGGCTGAGGACTGGAGGAAG GTGATTGAAGAGGTCAGCAGCGATGCCCCAGGTGGGCTGGCATCCATCaacaccccaccaccaccatcctcCGGGCTCAGCAGG GCTggcaaggaggaagaggaggatcGCTCGCGGCAGAGCCCTGCCCGCAGCCGGCGGGCTGGAGAGGACGCTAAAGGAG GGTTCCTGTCGGTGCGGCTGCGCGGGCGCTGGCAGCGCCTGTGGTGCGCGGTGCGGCAGGGAGCCCTGCGCATGGTCCCGGAGCCCGGCAGCGCTCAGCGGCCCGTCTGCGCCCTGCGCCTGGAGGGGTGCGAGGTGACCCCCGGCGCGGCCACCGGCTCCCCCCAGCGCCTCCGCATCCGCATCGCCCAGCGCGGCCGGGAGCTCGCCCTGCTGCAG ACGCGTTCGGATGAGGAGAGGGAAGCCTGGTTGAAGACCCTGCAGGCCAGGGGAGGAGCGGAACCAGCCAGCAACAGCCCCCACAATGAGAAACCCAGGCTGGGCAATGCcagcagctgccctgctgcagg CGGGCTGCTCCTGCGCCATGTCCCGACACCCAATGCCTACATGGATGATCCCTTCGGGCAGCTCCCACCAGCCGAGGCTCCCAAGCATCTCTACTCCAACATGGAgcggctgcagcagctg cagcagaacttgGACCGAGCAGTGCAAGGGCAGCGCAGGAGGCCCGTGTCTGCACTGCCCATgggtgcctgcagcagcaccccgCAGGCAG caccagcagcagctctccgGAGCAGGGCAGCCAGCCCGCAGTGGGTGAAGGTGAGCCCTGATCTCTGGAGCAAGGATCTCTCCCAATCCCAGCGCACCCTGACGCTGCCTGAGAGGAAAGGAACTCGGGATGGGCTGGATATCCTCATCG GGAAAAGAGCCTTTCCgaagctggaggagaaggtgggGCAGCTGGAGAGGGCCTGCCACATGAAGGGCAGGCTGAAGGCTGGCTCCGAGATGAACCTGCTGACCATCGGCAAGTCACTGAAGGGCCACATCGCTGCCACCAGCGGCTCGGCTGGCTCCGAG GGCTCATTCCTCACGCCGCTGCTAAAGCGCACGGCATCGGCCAGGAGCGCCCTGAGGCCATCACCACCCTCCCCGCTCATGGTGGAGAAGGGAaatgtgctgcagaagagaaag GAGTGGGAGATGAAGTCTGCGATGTGA